Proteins encoded by one window of Sphaerodactylus townsendi isolate TG3544 linkage group LG04, MPM_Stown_v2.3, whole genome shotgun sequence:
- the CARHSP1 gene encoding calcium-regulated heat-stable protein 1, whose amino-acid sequence MSSESASPRERSPSSDVLRLPEGHRVRDRSPSPMRGCLIPSPLPTRRTRTCSATARASQGPAFKGTCKCFCRSKGHGFITPEDGGPDIFVHISDIEGEYVMVSGDEVTYKVCPIPPKNEKLQAVEVIITHLAPGTKHETWSGHVISS is encoded by the exons ATGTCTTCCGAGTCAGCCTCCCCACGCGAGCGCTCTCCATCTTCCGATGTCCTCAGGCTCCCCGAAGGCCATCGCGTGAGGGACCGTTCACCTTCTCCCATGCGCGGCTGTCTCATCCCGAGCCCGCTTCCTACCCGGAGGACTCGTACATGTTCTGC GACGGCGAGGGCTTCCCAAGGGCCCGCCTTCAAGGGCACGTGCAAATGCTTCTGCCGTTCCAAAGGCCACGGCTTCATCACCCCGGAGGATGGCGGGCCAGATATTTTTGTGCACATCTCTGA CATCGAGGGGGAATACGTCATGGTGTCCGGCGACGAAGTCACTTACAAGGTATGCCCCATCCCACCCAAGAACGAGAAGCTGCAAGCGGTAGAGGTCATCATTACTCACCTGGCTCCGGGAACGAAACACGAGACTTGGTCGGGGCACGTGATCAGCTCCTAG